In Cyanobium sp. AMD-g, one genomic interval encodes:
- a CDS encoding FkbM family methyltransferase, with amino-acid sequence MKRPLLLRLVPESLRLSAFYRLYLGKHDRYQSLYQSAPLCYAPDVFMDLVPGDLISDIIAFTGVYESRLTQRVARLAQRGGILVDVGANLGYFSLLWAALNKENRCVAFEASPRNIPILNRNIRQNGLESRIEVFPVAAGQESGTMKFSLGPVEQTG; translated from the coding sequence ATGAAAAGACCGTTGTTGCTGAGACTGGTTCCAGAGTCGTTGAGGCTCTCCGCATTTTATAGGCTTTACTTGGGCAAACACGATCGATATCAGAGTCTGTACCAGTCAGCCCCTCTTTGTTACGCTCCAGATGTGTTCATGGACTTGGTCCCTGGCGATCTTATCTCGGACATTATTGCATTTACTGGAGTATACGAGTCTAGATTGACACAGCGCGTTGCTCGTCTGGCGCAACGAGGTGGCATTCTTGTTGATGTGGGCGCAAACCTTGGATACTTTTCTTTGCTCTGGGCTGCATTGAATAAGGAGAACAGATGCGTTGCCTTTGAAGCCTCCCCGAGAAATATCCCGATTTTGAATAGGAATATCAGGCAGAATGGTTTGGAGTCTAGAATAGAGGTTTTCCCTGTTGCCGCAGGCCAGGAATCCGGTACAATGAAGTTTAGTCTTGGGCCGGTAGAGCAAACTGGCTAG
- a CDS encoding PqqD family protein yields the protein MSSHPMHEASAASLPLQLSDRFTVPSDVMDRRVGDETVILHLATGTYYGLDPVGARMWELMLAGQSLAEIRDQMLQEYAVEAAQLERDLLKLGHDLLAQGLVGVSNVQS from the coding sequence ATGTCCTCCCATCCCATGCATGAGGCCTCTGCCGCCAGCCTGCCCCTGCAGCTCTCCGATCGCTTCACGGTGCCCTCCGATGTCATGGACCGCCGGGTGGGTGATGAAACGGTAATCCTGCATCTGGCCACGGGCACCTACTACGGCCTCGATCCGGTGGGGGCGCGGATGTGGGAGTTGATGCTGGCTGGGCAATCCCTGGCCGAAATCAGGGATCAGATGCTGCAGGAGTACGCGGTGGAGGCGGCTCAGCTGGAGCGGGATCTGCTCAAGCTCGGCCACGACTTGCTGGCCCAGGGGTTGGTTGGGGTCTCCAACGTTCAGAGTTGA
- a CDS encoding ATP-binding protein encodes MQQKLVIDDIGYVLEDETSVLFELVIHRYERKSLLVTSNQKFAMLENVFSNIAMAVAAVDRLVDDSTIVQFSGESYRRKRARRSAPPQAG; translated from the coding sequence GTGCAGCAGAAGCTGGTGATCGATGACATCGGCTACGTGCTCGAGGACGAGACCTCCGTGCTGTTTGAGCTGGTCATACACCGCTACGAGCGGAAATCCCTGCTGGTGACAAGCAACCAGAAATTCGCGATGTTGGAGAACGTGTTCTCCAACATCGCCATGGCGGTTGCGGCGGTGGACCGGCTGGTGGACGACAGCACCATCGTTCAATTCAGTGGCGAGAGCTACCGCCGCAAACGGGCTCGGCGTTCAGCTCCACCCCAGGCCGGTTGA
- a CDS encoding nucleotidyltransferase family protein, translated as MAQSLPTHALLSLQSVLRQVMACEGGRAADPVIVADPAAFEAAVERHRLAVVLAPYAERLGLPPDTTAILARQARQTQMAAMPLIALAREAMAALASAGVPVLLFKGPALAVQTTGQDTNRGSGDLDLFVASGDLAEARTALESIGFRQPPGLFPRELESFWGRYARWASYELSLLRGSELIELHWSLAPCRAPLPGFPSAWQERQWINLGGQAFPTLSRRHAFLHACAHAAKDQWMSLRSLVDIDRLARLQPLDEQARLRRLACVRLSCAAAHQATGSPYLLAYTDRNRRDCQWALNRAQWAQMRSELLEADGPWRPWHWTGTIHRLARLSPSPLDWLRTLAFFSLPPRAFSNPETDQDLGLAGMVRARCGHLRERLRETRRHPLNRHQL; from the coding sequence ATGGCACAGAGCCTGCCAACGCACGCCTTGCTGTCGCTCCAGAGCGTCCTGCGGCAGGTGATGGCGTGCGAGGGAGGCAGGGCCGCCGATCCGGTGATCGTGGCTGATCCGGCGGCCTTTGAAGCTGCCGTGGAGAGGCATCGCCTGGCGGTCGTGCTGGCGCCCTACGCGGAACGGCTGGGGTTACCGCCAGACACCACAGCCATTCTGGCGAGGCAGGCCCGCCAAACCCAGATGGCGGCGATGCCCCTGATCGCCCTGGCTCGCGAGGCCATGGCAGCCCTGGCCTCGGCAGGGGTTCCAGTGCTGCTGTTCAAGGGCCCAGCGCTGGCCGTTCAGACCACCGGCCAGGACACCAACCGCGGCAGCGGTGATCTCGATCTGTTCGTGGCGTCTGGGGATCTTGCTGAGGCCCGCACGGCCCTGGAGTCCATCGGTTTCCGGCAGCCCCCCGGACTGTTTCCCCGAGAGCTGGAATCGTTCTGGGGGCGCTACGCCCGCTGGGCGTCCTATGAACTGAGCCTGCTTCGCGGCAGCGAGCTCATTGAGCTGCACTGGAGTCTGGCCCCCTGCCGTGCCCCGCTGCCCGGCTTCCCATCAGCCTGGCAGGAACGCCAGTGGATCAACCTCGGCGGCCAAGCCTTTCCCACCCTCAGCCGGCGCCATGCCTTCCTGCATGCCTGCGCCCATGCCGCCAAGGATCAGTGGATGAGCCTGCGCAGCCTGGTGGACATCGATCGGCTGGCACGACTGCAACCGCTGGACGAGCAGGCGCGCCTGCGGCGTCTGGCCTGCGTCAGGCTCAGCTGCGCTGCCGCCCACCAAGCCACCGGGAGCCCCTATCTCCTGGCCTACACCGACCGGAACCGGCGGGACTGCCAATGGGCCTTGAACCGCGCCCAATGGGCCCAAATGCGGAGTGAGCTCCTGGAAGCCGATGGCCCCTGGCGGCCGTGGCATTGGACCGGCACCATTCACCGCCTGGCCCGGCTCAGTCCATCACCGCTGGACTGGCTGCGGACGCTGGCGTTTTTCAGCCTTCCGCCAAGGGCGTTCAGCAATCCGGAAACCGACCAGGACCTTGGGCTGGCAGGGATGGTTCGCGCCCGCTGCGGGCACCTGCGGGAGCGACTGCGGGAAACCAGGCGCCATCCATTGAATCGCCATCAACTCTGA
- a CDS encoding ABC transporter ATP-binding protein has translation MLGWLLQPFLSQEPAAQLIRQTARQQWRLIALNLGTNVVGAFSEGATLGVVFLAVEVLSAPAGTPFNWGSAPLLGWMPAVGAWLNQLPSTPLFLGLLALAVLLQAMQSLSRYINQVSVDYFSARCRALVTVRIHSQVLSLSFPCASNYKVGDLTDYAAQGPEAIRVQIEETSMMLVGLLLCATYLGVLLSISPWLLLAVLIMGGLITLVQKRLLPRIRAGSMGVTQSQVAISRRITEDLQGLRLLHSTGQLDAADSRLRAGMGELERQLRGQARRMAVVGPFSSFLPILAIALIAALSLLLLGGSGTDVLPSLATFVLALQKLNGRISILAINLNSLADNKGRIQRLNDILSPETKQFRSIRGTPFVVLHQAIQFDDVSLQYSPDLPPALRNVSFTLPKGQMLALVGQSGAGKSSIADLITGLYDPTRGQILIDGSPLKQLELASWQHRLGVVSQDTFLFNDSIAENVAFGTPGVSRAQIEAACSAAQAADFIQSLPHGYDTLVGERGYRLSGGQRQRLSLARAILRDPELLILDEATSALDTQSERLVQEAIERFERNHTVLVIAHRLSTIVRADQILVLEAGRVIERGTHNSLLAAGGAYRSMWMHQEIDSGHVLT, from the coding sequence TTGCTGGGATGGCTGCTGCAACCTTTCCTCAGCCAGGAACCCGCAGCCCAGTTGATCCGCCAGACGGCGCGCCAGCAGTGGCGGCTGATCGCACTCAATCTGGGTACCAATGTTGTGGGTGCCTTCAGCGAGGGAGCCACCTTGGGAGTTGTGTTCCTGGCGGTGGAGGTGCTCTCGGCCCCGGCGGGTACGCCGTTTAACTGGGGCAGCGCCCCTTTGCTGGGCTGGATGCCGGCCGTGGGTGCATGGCTGAATCAGCTGCCTTCCACGCCACTGTTTCTCGGCCTTCTGGCGCTGGCAGTGCTGCTTCAGGCGATGCAGAGCCTCAGTCGCTACATCAACCAGGTTAGCGTGGACTACTTTTCCGCTCGCTGCCGGGCGCTGGTTACGGTCCGCATTCACAGCCAGGTGTTGAGCCTGAGCTTTCCTTGCGCCAGCAACTATAAGGTTGGTGACCTCACCGACTACGCCGCCCAGGGGCCCGAGGCGATACGCGTCCAGATTGAGGAAACCAGCATGATGCTGGTGGGTCTGTTGTTGTGTGCCACCTATCTGGGGGTGCTCCTGAGCATCTCCCCCTGGCTGTTGCTGGCGGTGCTGATCATGGGCGGGCTGATCACACTGGTGCAAAAGCGCCTGCTGCCTCGTATCCGTGCTGGATCCATGGGTGTGACCCAGTCCCAGGTAGCGATCAGCAGACGCATCACGGAAGATCTTCAGGGTCTGCGCCTGCTGCATAGCACCGGCCAACTCGACGCCGCCGACAGTCGTCTGCGGGCAGGCATGGGGGAACTGGAAAGGCAGTTGCGTGGCCAAGCAAGGCGAATGGCTGTTGTGGGACCATTTTCAAGCTTTTTGCCAATTTTGGCGATTGCTTTGATCGCGGCGCTGAGCCTGTTGCTTTTGGGCGGCAGTGGCACCGATGTACTTCCCAGCCTGGCCACGTTTGTACTGGCCCTTCAGAAGCTCAACGGAAGAATCAGTATTTTGGCAATCAATCTGAATTCACTGGCCGATAACAAAGGTCGGATTCAGAGGCTGAACGACATCCTTTCGCCAGAGACGAAGCAATTTCGTAGCATCCGCGGAACGCCGTTTGTCGTGCTTCATCAAGCGATCCAATTCGATGACGTCAGCCTGCAGTATTCACCGGATCTGCCTCCGGCCTTGCGAAACGTTTCCTTCACGCTGCCTAAGGGGCAGATGCTGGCTCTTGTCGGGCAGAGTGGTGCTGGCAAGAGTTCTATCGCCGATCTGATCACCGGGCTTTATGACCCCACGAGGGGGCAGATCCTGATTGATGGTTCGCCGCTCAAGCAACTGGAGTTGGCCAGCTGGCAGCATCGGCTGGGAGTGGTGAGCCAGGACACTTTCCTGTTTAACGACAGCATTGCCGAAAACGTCGCCTTTGGCACGCCAGGTGTGAGCAGGGCCCAAATCGAAGCTGCCTGCAGCGCTGCCCAGGCGGCCGACTTTATCCAAAGTCTGCCCCACGGTTATGACACCTTGGTGGGGGAGCGGGGCTACCGGCTGAGCGGGGGCCAGCGCCAGCGGTTGTCGCTGGCGAGAGCGATCCTGCGTGATCCAGAGCTGCTGATCCTCGATGAGGCCACCAGTGCCCTCGATACCCAGAGCGAGCGGCTGGTGCAGGAGGCCATTGAGCGGTTTGAGCGCAACCACACGGTGCTGGTGATCGCCCATCGGCTGAGCACGATCGTGCGGGCTGATCAGATCCTGGTGCTGGAGGCAGGCCGGGTGATTGAGCGCGGCACCCACAACAGCCTGCTTGCAGCAGGAGGGGCTTACCGGAGCATGTGGATGCATCAGGAGATCGATTCAGGGCATGTGTTGACCTGA
- a CDS encoding asparagine synthase-related protein: protein MSGVFGLFNQDGKPVERSEMGAMASLLERRGPDRTAFWSEGPVGLGLTLLTTTPELAFEPQPVRHGASGCVIVADVRLDNRAELLAALDLADRGQILGDAGLILEAYLAWGEACLDHFLGDFAFMLWDPRHQKLFGARDHFGLRPFYYHHTPGRFFAFASEPKAILVLPQTPYRINEARIADFLVNQLEGIDKTCTFFEEVFRLPPAHCVSVTPERMAIRRYWTLEPGEELRLPSDGAYAEAFLEVFTKAVGCRLRSHGPVGSMLSGGMDSGSVVAVAKEILAEQGRGPLQTFSAVGPDPETCVETRAIHAALTMSGLDPTLICYEHLEELMPELGELSWNLDEPFDNHMTLVRAMYLAAHRKGLKVLLDGVGGDVVLSEGSYIARLIRRGRWRTAYREAVGQERFWGQAYPAWHELYKGAKAAYSPPSIRSVHRKLFNSSRQSKHLFQNIRESSISQNFAKRAHLEERLISLEKLESADIRLSYSKERAQSIDHPYLTVGRERYDRTASPLGVEPRDPFLDRRLVIFCLSLPGNQKVYRGWPKILLRRSMLGTLPNQVCWRKGKQHLGWSFTQKLFTPIAEGDDFAMRHQSNPLHHYVNPPLDIDSSPHCGEIPTKPSNISTAFAHKHLAAWLRNHDARPRGA from the coding sequence ATGAGCGGTGTCTTCGGGCTGTTCAACCAGGACGGCAAGCCCGTCGAGCGCAGCGAGATGGGCGCCATGGCGTCGCTGCTCGAGCGGCGCGGGCCCGATCGCACGGCGTTCTGGAGCGAAGGACCCGTGGGCCTGGGGCTCACCCTGCTCACCACCACGCCGGAGCTTGCCTTTGAGCCCCAGCCCGTGCGCCACGGCGCCAGCGGCTGCGTGATCGTGGCCGACGTGCGCCTCGACAACCGCGCGGAACTGCTGGCCGCCTTGGATCTCGCCGATCGCGGCCAGATCCTTGGCGATGCCGGCCTGATCCTGGAGGCCTACCTCGCCTGGGGCGAAGCCTGCCTGGATCACTTCCTGGGCGATTTCGCCTTCATGCTCTGGGATCCCCGCCACCAGAAGCTCTTCGGTGCCCGTGATCACTTCGGCCTGCGGCCCTTCTACTACCACCACACCCCTGGAAGATTCTTCGCCTTCGCCTCCGAACCCAAGGCGATCCTGGTGCTGCCGCAGACGCCCTATCGCATCAACGAGGCCCGGATCGCAGATTTTCTGGTCAACCAGCTGGAAGGCATCGACAAGACCTGCACCTTCTTCGAGGAGGTGTTCCGCCTCCCTCCAGCCCACTGCGTGAGTGTGACTCCAGAGAGGATGGCCATCCGCCGCTACTGGACCCTGGAGCCGGGCGAGGAATTGCGGCTGCCGTCGGATGGGGCCTACGCCGAGGCCTTCCTGGAGGTGTTCACCAAGGCGGTGGGCTGCCGCCTGCGCAGCCATGGCCCCGTGGGCTCGATGCTCAGCGGCGGCATGGACTCAGGCTCGGTGGTGGCTGTGGCCAAGGAGATCCTGGCCGAGCAGGGCCGCGGCCCGCTGCAAACTTTTTCCGCCGTGGGGCCCGACCCCGAAACCTGCGTCGAAACGCGCGCGATTCACGCGGCGCTCACGATGAGCGGGCTGGATCCCACACTGATCTGCTACGAGCACCTGGAGGAGCTGATGCCGGAGCTGGGTGAGCTGTCTTGGAATCTGGATGAGCCGTTTGACAACCACATGACTTTGGTGCGGGCGATGTATCTGGCGGCGCACCGCAAGGGCCTGAAGGTGCTGCTGGATGGGGTGGGCGGTGATGTGGTGTTGAGCGAGGGTAGTTACATTGCACGCCTGATTCGTCGCGGGCGCTGGAGGACTGCTTATCGCGAGGCGGTAGGGCAGGAAAGGTTCTGGGGCCAAGCCTATCCTGCGTGGCATGAGCTTTACAAGGGAGCGAAGGCTGCGTATTCCCCTCCTTCAATTCGAAGTGTACACCGGAAACTTTTCAATAGCAGCCGCCAAAGCAAACACTTATTCCAAAATATCAGAGAATCATCAATTAGTCAGAATTTCGCAAAGCGAGCCCACTTAGAAGAACGCCTGATCTCATTGGAGAAACTTGAAAGTGCAGATATTAGATTGTCGTATTCAAAAGAACGAGCTCAAAGCATTGACCATCCATATCTTACCGTCGGAAGAGAGCGCTATGATCGCACAGCTTCACCACTTGGCGTGGAGCCCAGGGATCCATTTCTTGATAGGCGACTAGTTATTTTCTGTCTGTCATTACCAGGGAATCAAAAGGTGTATAGAGGCTGGCCCAAAATTCTTCTCCGACGCTCCATGCTGGGCACACTACCTAATCAAGTTTGCTGGCGCAAAGGCAAGCAACACCTTGGCTGGTCTTTTACGCAGAAACTGTTCACGCCCATAGCGGAAGGAGACGACTTCGCCATGAGACATCAATCCAATCCACTTCACCACTATGTGAACCCTCCTTTGGATATTGACAGCTCTCCTCACTGCGGAGAAATCCCAACGAAACCCAGCAATATCTCAACCGCCTTCGCCCACAAGCACCTGGCCGCTTGGCTAAGAAATCACGACGCGCGACCAAGGGGGGCTTGA
- a CDS encoding acyltransferase translates to MERLATVQPLGSAPKLIGLDVLRGMAALGVAWFHSRVDLWVGFKAIQANPSSYSLFDRLLSYLSLPVSQMGGVVMLFFVLSGFCIHLPNASKNLPINWGAYAVRRFMRIYPAYLVTLLLCLLAALIFFSAGGDQSGELNVYAASSVMVQNWIYGGRQIAINPSLWTIPVEVEAYILYPILLWIFRSRGASGASAFTLLMAAMGVIMFELGYGQATITIFKYAVIWGSGAWLAEAYARRHLPTWSGWYWFVMAGTATCTMVAGFAGVDVFFLHYGWAVVSFLLLLWVIGPGTRFFEVRHWWVPPMVLIGTVSYSFYLLHFPLFKLAGTAWVHSFGSKPESFLVPTMATLLVIPMAWCFYCWVELPTHQLARQLGSTFDVKTKPSTTP, encoded by the coding sequence GTGGAAAGGCTTGCTACTGTTCAGCCACTTGGCAGCGCTCCCAAGCTCATTGGTCTTGATGTCCTGCGTGGGATGGCTGCTCTTGGAGTGGCGTGGTTTCACTCACGTGTCGATCTTTGGGTCGGATTCAAGGCGATACAGGCAAACCCATCTTCCTATTCATTATTTGACCGATTACTGAGCTATCTTTCCCTACCTGTTTCACAGATGGGGGGTGTTGTGATGCTTTTTTTTGTTCTCAGCGGCTTTTGCATTCACTTGCCCAATGCCAGCAAGAATCTCCCCATCAACTGGGGAGCTTACGCGGTCAGGAGATTCATGCGGATTTATCCCGCTTACCTGGTCACCTTGCTTCTCTGTCTACTTGCTGCTCTAATATTCTTCAGTGCCGGAGGCGATCAATCAGGTGAATTGAATGTGTATGCTGCCAGTTCCGTGATGGTTCAGAACTGGATCTATGGAGGCAGGCAGATTGCCATCAATCCATCCTTATGGACGATTCCGGTGGAAGTTGAGGCTTATATCCTTTACCCCATCCTGCTTTGGATTTTTCGCAGTCGAGGAGCATCGGGAGCCTCCGCCTTCACACTCTTGATGGCGGCGATGGGTGTGATCATGTTTGAACTTGGTTATGGTCAGGCAACCATCACGATCTTTAAATATGCAGTGATCTGGGGCTCTGGAGCCTGGCTGGCTGAAGCCTATGCCAGGAGGCATTTGCCGACATGGTCGGGCTGGTATTGGTTTGTGATGGCGGGAACGGCTACTTGCACGATGGTGGCTGGTTTTGCTGGTGTGGATGTGTTCTTCTTACACTATGGCTGGGCGGTGGTTTCCTTTCTACTGCTGTTATGGGTGATTGGCCCTGGTACTCGCTTTTTCGAAGTGCGGCACTGGTGGGTCCCTCCCATGGTGTTGATTGGCACGGTCTCCTATTCCTTCTACCTTCTTCATTTTCCACTCTTCAAGCTGGCTGGTACGGCCTGGGTACATAGTTTTGGCTCCAAGCCGGAGAGTTTCCTTGTTCCCACCATGGCTACGCTGCTGGTGATTCCGATGGCGTGGTGCTTTTATTGTTGGGTTGAATTGCCCACCCACCAACTGGCGAGGCAGCTGGGCAGCACGTTTGACGTCAAGACCAAACCATCAACGACGCCCTGA
- a CDS encoding GDP-mannose 4,6-dehydratase has translation MAKTALIAGVTGQDGAYLAHHLLSSGYRVVGTSRDAQMADLSRLERLGVAADVQLLSLAPNDFRSVLKVVSSAQPQEIYNLAGQTSVGLSFDQPVECMESIAEATLNLLEVIRYLGGGIRFFSAGSSECFGQTGDQPATEDTPLRPRSPYAVAKAAAFWQVATYREAYGMHACTGILANHESPLRPKRFVTQKIIEGVRAIKAGLASTIELGNLDIWRDWGWAPDYVQAMALMLQADSPSDYLIASGTTTSLRQFAQEAFAAADLDLAEHLVSVEALKRPADLEYSAMKPQHIAADLGWQSKRTVREIVGKMYRDEVF, from the coding sequence ATGGCCAAAACCGCCCTGATCGCCGGTGTGACCGGGCAAGACGGCGCATATTTGGCCCATCACCTTCTCAGCTCGGGCTACCGGGTGGTGGGCACCAGCCGTGACGCCCAGATGGCCGATCTATCCCGTCTGGAGCGGCTCGGCGTGGCTGCTGATGTTCAGCTGCTCTCGCTGGCACCCAACGACTTCCGCAGTGTGCTGAAGGTGGTGAGCAGCGCCCAGCCTCAGGAGATCTACAACCTGGCGGGGCAAACCAGCGTGGGGCTGTCGTTTGATCAGCCGGTGGAGTGCATGGAGTCGATCGCTGAGGCCACGCTCAACCTGCTGGAGGTGATCCGCTACCTGGGCGGCGGCATCCGCTTTTTCAGTGCCGGCAGTTCGGAGTGCTTCGGCCAGACGGGTGATCAGCCCGCTACGGAAGACACTCCGCTGCGGCCACGCAGCCCCTATGCGGTAGCCAAAGCAGCGGCGTTCTGGCAGGTGGCCACTTATCGAGAGGCCTACGGCATGCATGCCTGTACGGGCATCCTGGCCAACCACGAATCACCGCTGCGCCCGAAGCGGTTTGTGACACAGAAGATCATCGAAGGCGTGCGGGCAATCAAGGCCGGCTTGGCCAGCACGATTGAGCTGGGCAACCTCGACATCTGGCGCGACTGGGGCTGGGCGCCTGATTATGTGCAGGCGATGGCGTTGATGCTGCAGGCTGATTCGCCGAGCGACTACCTGATCGCCTCTGGCACCACCACCTCCCTGCGGCAATTTGCCCAGGAGGCCTTTGCAGCGGCGGATCTGGATCTGGCGGAGCACCTGGTGTCGGTGGAGGCGCTGAAACGCCCGGCAGATCTGGAATATTCGGCCATGAAGCCCCAGCACATTGCGGCTGATCTGGGCTGGCAATCCAAGCGTACGGTGCGGGAGATTGTGGGGAAGATGTATCGAGATGAGGTATTTTAA
- a CDS encoding glycosyltransferase family 2 protein yields the protein MTTMTSRALILPQLSKQGLIPPLIQSVTPDIKRPKWSVMVPTYNCATYLRKTLESVLEQDPGTDQMQIEVVDDCSTIDDPEAVVREVGKGRVKFFRKSHNAGPVKNFNTCITRSTGHLVHILHGDDYVLPGFYDEISNLTIDYPDCTLYASRYYEVNQDGIVLNVSSRLPTLEESTRSPNAFYYSTQLQFCGVVIKRDFWSIHGGFLTELIHTADCEMWARAVSIGGGVVTNKVLTSYRIFESNHSSRLMQSGNNIRDIQKLHTLFACQYADYDQQLARSIQASLALDQAKLFRMAGDNTASKANYELYKTIIRSMPILTRFRRRMRILKQAFTQ from the coding sequence ATGACCACCATGACATCCCGAGCATTAATTCTCCCCCAGCTCTCCAAGCAGGGGTTGATTCCTCCTTTGATCCAGTCCGTGACTCCAGATATCAAGCGCCCTAAGTGGTCGGTAATGGTTCCTACCTACAACTGCGCTACATATCTTCGTAAAACCTTGGAAAGTGTACTTGAACAGGACCCAGGCACTGATCAAATGCAGATAGAGGTCGTTGATGATTGTTCTACCATTGATGACCCTGAAGCAGTAGTCCGAGAGGTAGGCAAGGGCCGTGTCAAGTTTTTTCGAAAGTCGCATAATGCAGGACCTGTCAAAAACTTTAATACGTGCATAACCCGAAGTACGGGCCATCTTGTGCATATACTGCACGGAGATGATTATGTCCTGCCGGGCTTTTATGATGAGATCAGCAATCTCACTATTGACTATCCTGACTGCACCCTCTATGCCTCTCGCTATTATGAAGTGAATCAAGACGGGATAGTCCTGAACGTTTCAAGCCGCCTTCCGACATTGGAGGAAAGTACTCGCTCGCCAAATGCATTTTATTATTCAACTCAACTTCAGTTCTGCGGTGTTGTTATAAAGCGTGATTTCTGGAGTATCCACGGCGGATTTCTCACTGAACTGATTCATACCGCAGATTGTGAAATGTGGGCACGAGCTGTTTCAATAGGCGGTGGTGTTGTTACTAACAAGGTCTTGACTAGTTATCGAATATTCGAATCCAATCACTCTTCACGGTTGATGCAGAGTGGCAATAACATCCGTGACATCCAAAAGTTACATACGCTCTTTGCCTGTCAGTATGCTGACTACGATCAGCAGCTGGCTCGCTCAATTCAGGCTTCGCTTGCGCTGGATCAGGCGAAACTCTTCAGGATGGCTGGAGATAATACTGCTTCCAAGGCTAACTATGAGTTGTACAAAACTATTATTAGATCTATGCCAATTCTTACTCGCTTTAGGCGAAGGATGCGCATCCTGAAGCAGGCATTTACTCAATGA
- a CDS encoding lasso peptide biosynthesis B2 protein, protein MNSWRHKADRFQQLDGPSRRLVLGSAVLLPLFWARVKLLGRCSLGQHHADGAMRLQGDAASLDAAAHMGRLVNSVAHFVLPADNCLTRSLYLQWLLRRRGILGDLLLGVQLENGQLRAHAWVEVAGYPVNDAQDVAERFLPFERSLSAQP, encoded by the coding sequence ATGAACAGTTGGCGACACAAGGCAGACCGCTTCCAGCAACTTGATGGACCTTCGCGCCGTCTGGTACTGGGCAGCGCTGTGCTGCTACCGCTCTTCTGGGCACGTGTGAAGCTGCTGGGCCGCTGCAGCCTTGGCCAGCACCACGCTGACGGTGCCATGAGGCTTCAAGGCGACGCTGCTTCGCTTGATGCTGCCGCCCACATGGGACGGCTCGTGAACAGCGTCGCCCACTTCGTGCTTCCAGCCGACAACTGCCTCACCCGTTCGCTCTATCTGCAGTGGCTGCTGCGGCGGCGCGGCATTCTCGGCGATCTGCTCCTCGGGGTGCAGCTCGAGAACGGCCAGCTCCGTGCTCACGCTTGGGTGGAAGTGGCCGGCTATCCGGTCAATGACGCTCAGGATGTGGCCGAACGCTTTCTGCCGTTCGAGCGATCCCTTTCCGCACAGCCATGA
- a CDS encoding PIN domain-containing protein, whose product MILLNTNVVSAVMLRWLDDQDVRQVWLPSVVLFELRYGTAIHPDGKRRQALEQGLNQLMEQLIQERVAPLDGVAAQKAAQLAARRKALGRPVDLRDTLIAGIALAHGAGLATGNGRHFRDTTIGLIDPFSG is encoded by the coding sequence GTGATCCTGCTTAACACCAACGTCGTGTCGGCCGTGATGCTGCGATGGCTGGATGATCAGGACGTGCGGCAGGTATGGCTGCCCAGTGTGGTGCTGTTTGAACTCCGCTACGGGACAGCGATTCACCCGGATGGCAAGCGCCGCCAGGCCTTGGAGCAGGGCCTCAACCAGCTCATGGAACAGCTGATCCAGGAGCGCGTCGCCCCGCTCGATGGGGTAGCGGCCCAGAAGGCTGCCCAGTTGGCGGCCCGGCGCAAGGCCCTGGGCCGCCCTGTGGATCTGCGCGACACGTTGATCGCCGGTATCGCCCTGGCCCATGGCGCCGGCCTGGCGACGGGCAACGGGCGCCACTTCCGTGACACCACGATCGGGCTGATCGATCCCTTCAGCGGCTGA